Proteins encoded by one window of Salvia splendens isolate huo1 chromosome 14, SspV2, whole genome shotgun sequence:
- the LOC121763652 gene encoding cytochrome P450 94B3-like yields MCVSILLSFLPLLLLSISTLIQWRFSPARHQQNSGPISYPMIGCLISFYKNRRRLLDWYTDMLSASPSQTILISRLGARRTIVTANPRNVEYILKTNFTNFPKGKPFTDILGDFLGNGIFNVDGDMWYHQRKLVMHQFNATSLRAYVEKVLKDEVEKKLLPTMESAAVEGRPVDLQELLRRFAFDLVCRVSLGYNSCCLEYDCLDARQPILEAFDTASDICARRGAAPLAAVWKIKRFMDYGSEKRLREAIGKIHLFVDGIVREKKRKIMSCCEKGEERWDEMDLASKMVRDGMDDEFVRDTMISLIMAGRDTTSAAMTWLFYLLSCHPHVGNEMARELTAIQCGDTSIFERLKELRWLKACICESMRLFPPVAWDSKHATANDELPDGTKVRAGDRVTYFPYGMGRMKSLWGEDRFEFKPERWVSEVERGKVKALKNYGPYKFSVFQAGPRACPGKEMAFVQMKYVVASIMERFMIRPVIPDQPVFVPLLTAHMARGFKVLVSRR; encoded by the coding sequence ATGTGCGTCTCGATATTACTCTCCTTCCTCCCCCTACTCCTACTTTCAATATCCACACTCATTCAATGGAGATTCAGCCCAGCCCGGCATCAGCAAAACTCGGGCCCGATCTCCTATCCCATGATCGGATGTTTGATCTCTTTCTACAAGAACCGCCGTCGCCTCCTCGACTGGTACACCGACATGCTATCAGCGTCGCCGTCCCAGACGATCCTCATCTCCCGATTGGGTGCACGGCGGACCATCGTAACGGCCAACCCACGAAACGTAGAGTACATCCTAAAAACTAACTTCACCAACTTCCCCAAAGGGAAGCCCTTCACAGACATACTCGGAGACTTTCTTGGCAATGGGATATTCAACGTCGACGGCGACATGTGGTACCACCAGCGCAAGCTTGTCATGCATCAGTTCAACGCGACGTCGTTGAGGGCCTACGTGGAGAAAGTGCTGAAGGACGAGGTGGAGAAGAAGCTTCTGCCGACAATGGAATCCGCGGCGGTAGAGGGTAGGCCGGTGGACTTGCAGGAGCTGCTGAGGAGGTTTGCCTTCGATCTCGTCTGCAGAGTTTCGTTAGGGTACAACTCATGTTGCTTGGAGTACGACTGTTTGGATGCGCGGCAGCCAATTTTGGAAGCGTTCGACACAGCGTCGGACATCTGCGCGAGGAGAGGGGCGGCGCCGCTAGCGGCTGTGTGGAAGATTAAGAGGTTTATGGATTATGGGTCGGAGAAGAGGTTGAGAGAAGCAATTGGGAAGATCCATTTATTTGTAGATGGGATAGTTagggagaagaagaggaaaatAATGAGCTGTTGTGAGAAAGGTGAAGAAAGATGGGATGAAATGGATCTTGCTTCCAAAATGGTTAGGGATGGGATGGATGATGAGTTTGTGAGAGATACTATGATAAGCCTCATCATGGCCGGCCGCGACACGACGTCGGCAGCCATGACGTGGCTTTTCTACCTGCTCTCGTGCCACCCCCACGTGGGGAACGAGATGGCACGAGAGCTGACAGCAATCCAGTGTGGCGACACGTCAATATTTGAGAGGCTGAAGGAGCTGAGGTGGCTGAAAGCTTGCATCTGTGAGTCAATGAGGCTATTCCCACCAGTTGCATGGGACTCGAAGCATGCCACGGCCAATGACGAACTGCCAGATGGAACCAAGGTCCGGGCTGGCGACCGGGTCACCTATTTCCCCTATGGCATGGGGAGGATGAAGAGCCTCTGGGGTGAGGACCGGTTCGAGTTTAAACCAGAGCGGTGGGTTTCTGAGGTGGAAAGAGGTAAGGTTAAAGCGTTGAAGAATTACGGACCGTATAAGTTTTCGGTGTTCCAAGCCGGTCCAAGAGCTTGCCCCGGCAAAGAAATGGCGTTCGTCCAAATGAAATATGTAGTGGCTTCGATCATGGAGCGGTTCATGATCAGACCCGTCATTCCAGACCAGCCGGTTTTCGTGCCTCTCCTCACTGCTCACATGGCCAGAGGATTCAAGGTGTTAGTCAGTCGAAGATAG
- the LOC121764072 gene encoding ATPase family AAA domain-containing protein FIGL1-like: protein MELLCGPDGELPEKLRNLETRLIKLDHGQRDRDPNVRWDDVGCKTAPHKEAVYSTPHFRKNVLEKDGLFNLSNETTDAIRRLTKGYSGPDMKKEDMRLINLQGFEKALEEVRPSVSLNELGTYEKWNMQFGSLSL from the exons ATGGAGTTGCTATGTGGTCCTGATGGTGAGCTTCCTGAGAAGTTAAGAAATCTAGAAACTCGGCTTATTAAATTAGATCACGGACAGCGGGACAGGGATCCCAATGTCCGCTGGGATGATGTTG GCTGCAAGACGGCGCCTCACAAAGAGGCTGTATATTCCACTCCCCACTTTAG AAAGAACGTGCTTGAGAAAGATGGACTTTTCAACCTTTCAAATGAAACTACTGATGCTATCCGCAGATTAACCAAAG GCTACTCAGGACCTGATATGAAGAAAGAAGATATGAGGCTTATAAACCTTCAG ggcTTTGAAAAGGCGTTAGAAGAAGTAAGGCCATCAGTCTCACTCAATGAACTCGGAACCTATGAGAAGTGGAACATGCAGTTTGGCAGCTTGTCTCTGTAG
- the LOC121763281 gene encoding SWI/SNF complex component SNF12 homolog, with the protein MAANNNNPQKNIGGSSPFGNSMPVNPSLQQQLVSGFPGQFQFSEAQAQALAQAQAQSKAQAQAHAHAQMMAAHAQLQAQLQAAQGLSFNQGHPGGMANLGSQSPSLSGAGSMGLGAKRFPQKPPVRPPSFVTSNVASPMRPMDASAAARRKKQKLPEKQLHERVAAILPESALYTQLLEFESQVDASLTRKKIDIQDALKTPTYLQKTLRIYVFNTFSNQIRTIPKKPNSEPPTWTLKIIGRILEEGMDADQAAIMQKSNPSYPKFSAFFKRVTITLDQKIYPDNHLIIWDSTRAPAPHEGFEVRRKGDQEFTASIRLEMNYMPEKFKLSAALTELLGIEVDTRARIMAAVWHYVKARKLQCPDDPSSFNCDPPLQRVFGEGKVKFTAVTQKITPHLFPPQPIHLEHRIKLSGNSPVGTACYDVLVDVPFPIQRELNALLANTEKTKEIDACDEAICAAIRKIHEHRRRRAFFLGFSQSPVEFINALVDSQNKDLKLVSGEGSRNAEKERNSDFYNQPWVEDAVIRYLNRKLPGDASGNT; encoded by the exons ATGGCCGCGAATAACAACAATCCACAAAAGAACATTGGGGGTTCGTCCCCTTTTGGGAATTCTATGCCTGTGAATCCATCACTACAGCAGCAACTGGTGTCTGGATTTCCCGGCCAGTTTCAGTTTTCAGAAGCTCAGGCTCAAGCGCTTGCCCAAGCCCAGGCTCAGTCGAAGGCACAAGCGCAAGCTCATGCCCATGCTCAGATGATGGCAGCTCATGCACAACTACAGGCTCAGTTGCAAGCTGCTCAGGGGCTTTCTTTTAACCAGGGTCATCCTGGAGGAATGGCAAACTTGGGTTCGCAATCTCCTTCTCTTTCAGGAGCTGGAAGCATGGGATTGGGAGCCAAACGCTTCCCACAAAAACCACCTGTTCGTCCACCAAGCTTTGTGACGTCTAATGTGGCCTCTCCAATGCGGCCAATGGATGCCTCGGCTGCTGCTCGTAGGAAAAAGCAGAAGCTCCCAGAGAAACAGTTACATGAAAGAGTCGCAGCTATTTTGCCTGAGTCAGCTCTCTACACTCAGCTCCTTGAGTTTGAGTCTCAAGTGGATGCTTCCTTGACAAGGAAGAAAATTGATATCCAAGATGCCTTAAAGACTCCAACTTACCTTCAGAAAACTCTGCGTATTTATGTCTTCAACACTTTTTCCAATCAAATTCGCACCATTCCTAAGAAaccaaattccgagccacctacATGGACTCTTAAGATTATAGGGAGGATTTTGGAGGAGGGAATGGATGCTGATCAGGCAGCAATCATGCAGAAATCTAACCCCTCGTATCCGAAGTTCTCTGCATTTTTCAAGAGAGTTACCATCACCCTCGACCAGAAAATATACCCTGATAACCATTTAATTATATGGGACAGTACTCGAGCTCCAGCTCCTCACGAAGGTTTTGAGGTCAGGAGGAAAGGAGATCAAGAATTTACTGCAAGCATAAGATTGGAAATGAATTATATGCCTGAGAAGTTTAAACTTTCAGCAGCTTTGACAGAGCTTTTAGGTATTGAGGTTGATACTCGTGCCAGAATTATGGCTGCGGTATGGCATTATGTTAAGGCTCGAAAATTGCAGTGCCCAGATGACCCATCTTCTTTCAACTGTGATCCACCACTTCAAAGAGTATTTGGGGAAGGCAAAGTCAAGTTCACGGCTGTTACACAAAAAATTACGCCCCACCTGTTTCCCCCACAGCCCATTCACCTAGAACATAGGATAAAACTTTCAGGTAATAGTCCTGTAGGAACTGCATGTTATGATGTATTGGTAGATGTACCCTTCCCGATACAGAGAGAATTGAATGCTTTGTTGGCCAACACTGAAAAGACAAAAGAGATAGATGCCTGTGACGAAGCAATTTGTGCTGCAATAAGAAAGATCCATGAGCACCGGAGGAGAAGGgcattctttcttggatttagtCAGTCGCCTGTAGAGTTTATAAATGCACTTGTAGATTCTCAAAACAAGGATCTGAAGCTTGTTTCTGGAGAAGGTAGTCGCAATGCAGAAAAAGAGCGCAATTCAGATTTTTACAACCAGCCATG GGTTGAAGATGCCGTCATTCGCTACCTCAACCGAAAGTTGCCAGGAGATGCCTCTGGCAACACATAG